In a genomic window of Streptomyces sp. SJL17-4:
- a CDS encoding NHLP bacteriocin export ABC transporter permease/ATPase subunit has product MRSLSLEGPLVLWLVVEGELDLFAIDAAQEGHWHFLGRLVPGTLLLGPAEGPGHTLIGRPLQGCLLRRIELRELQPYGQGEYGQGEYAHGEYGYGEYGHGEYGHGQFGHGPHGQGRFGPEAYGPGEYGVTEVPLSPLENAFALGIGRGLRVLYQAPLESRATAGPGAADDDVLWMQITPGSVRYGAVYEGYDGYDTAAALLVDGAMWQGMVDQQYRLLYALDNWIEQVERAHEDRTAAGIEAGEAARTQADQALLASIGRSGGRSRGASGRGGSDDAAFAVCRLVAREAGITLTEPVGSGGDPGRADPVERIALASRIRTRVVSLHGRWWRENSGPLVGRREEDGAPVALLWRRGGYEAVDPATGSRERVGAADEGLFEPGAVMFYRPLPDGRPSLLRLLRFSLRGTGGDLRSLLVGGLVAVGLGALVPIATGKVLGEYVPHAEDSLIVQTALALIAASVVSAAFMLLQNIAILRVEGRIEATLQPAVWDRLLRLPVTFFTGSSTGELASAAMGVSAIRSVLSGIGSVCLQASTVGTMNLVLLLFYSVPLALAALAMLLVIAALFLGLGLWQLRYQRRLLVLGNKLNNQAFQTLRGLPKLRVAAAESFAYAAWAREFARTRELQQRIGRIKNVITVLNAVCPPLCMLVMFMLLAGPARGSMSAAEFLTFSTAVTILLSSVTQLTGALISAAAVQPMFEQIGPVFRETPEVRGSSTQPGVLSGAVEAKNLSYRYTEDGPLVLDDVSVEVRPGEFVAIVGASGCGKSTLLRLLIGFDRPVAGSVLYDGQDLAALDRAAVRRQCGVVLQNAQPFSGSILDCIRGAEPYAPEEAWEAAAMAGLAEDIKAMPMGMHTMLSDGGGTVSGGQRQRLMIAQALIRKPRVLFLDEATSALDNEAQRVVIESTRTLRATRVVIAHRLSTIMDADRVIVMADGRVAQQGPPAELLADTSGAFHELVRRQLG; this is encoded by the coding sequence ATGCGCAGCCTGTCCCTGGAGGGGCCGCTCGTGCTGTGGCTCGTCGTCGAGGGCGAGCTGGACCTGTTCGCGATCGACGCCGCGCAGGAGGGCCACTGGCACTTCCTCGGCCGCCTCGTGCCGGGCACGCTGCTGCTCGGCCCGGCCGAGGGCCCCGGCCACACCCTGATCGGCCGCCCCCTCCAGGGCTGCCTGCTGCGCCGCATCGAACTGCGCGAGCTGCAGCCGTACGGACAAGGGGAGTACGGGCAGGGGGAGTACGCGCACGGGGAGTACGGATACGGGGAGTACGGGCACGGGGAGTACGGCCATGGCCAGTTCGGGCACGGCCCGCACGGACAGGGCCGGTTCGGGCCCGAGGCGTACGGACCGGGGGAGTACGGCGTCACCGAGGTGCCGTTGAGCCCCCTGGAGAACGCCTTCGCACTCGGCATCGGGCGCGGCCTGCGCGTCCTCTACCAGGCGCCGCTCGAAAGCCGCGCCACCGCCGGCCCGGGCGCGGCCGACGACGACGTCCTGTGGATGCAGATCACCCCGGGCAGCGTCCGGTACGGCGCCGTGTACGAGGGGTACGACGGGTACGACACCGCGGCAGCGCTCCTCGTCGACGGGGCGATGTGGCAGGGCATGGTCGACCAGCAGTACCGCCTGCTGTACGCCCTGGACAACTGGATCGAGCAGGTCGAGCGCGCCCATGAGGACCGCACGGCGGCCGGCATCGAGGCCGGCGAGGCCGCCCGTACCCAGGCCGACCAGGCCCTGCTCGCCTCCATCGGCCGCTCCGGCGGCCGGTCGCGCGGGGCCTCCGGGCGCGGCGGGAGCGACGACGCGGCCTTCGCCGTGTGCCGGCTGGTCGCCCGTGAGGCGGGCATCACCCTGACGGAGCCGGTCGGCTCCGGCGGCGACCCCGGCCGGGCCGACCCCGTCGAGCGCATCGCGCTCGCCTCACGGATCCGCACCCGGGTCGTCAGCCTCCACGGCCGCTGGTGGCGCGAGAACAGCGGGCCCCTGGTGGGGCGGCGGGAGGAGGACGGCGCCCCGGTCGCCCTGCTGTGGCGGCGCGGCGGATACGAGGCCGTCGACCCCGCCACCGGCAGCCGGGAGCGCGTCGGTGCCGCCGACGAGGGCCTCTTCGAACCCGGTGCCGTCATGTTCTACCGCCCACTGCCCGACGGGAGGCCGAGCCTGCTGCGGCTGCTCCGTTTCAGCCTGCGGGGGACCGGCGGGGACCTGCGCAGCCTCCTCGTGGGCGGTCTGGTCGCGGTCGGCCTCGGCGCGCTCGTGCCCATCGCGACCGGCAAGGTCCTCGGCGAGTACGTACCGCACGCCGAGGACAGCCTCATCGTGCAGACCGCGCTGGCGCTCATCGCGGCCAGTGTCGTCTCGGCCGCCTTCATGCTGCTGCAGAACATCGCGATCCTGCGGGTGGAGGGCCGCATCGAGGCCACACTTCAACCGGCCGTCTGGGACCGGCTGTTGAGGCTGCCTGTCACGTTCTTCACCGGCAGCTCCACCGGGGAGCTGGCGAGCGCGGCCATGGGCGTCAGCGCCATCCGCAGCGTGCTCTCCGGCATCGGGTCGGTCTGTCTGCAGGCGAGCACCGTCGGCACGATGAACCTCGTCCTGCTGCTCTTCTACAGCGTGCCGCTGGCCCTGGCGGCGCTCGCCATGCTGCTCGTCATCGCCGCCCTCTTCCTGGGGCTCGGGCTGTGGCAGCTGCGCTACCAGCGGCGGTTGCTCGTCCTCGGCAACAAGCTCAACAACCAGGCGTTCCAGACCCTGCGCGGGCTGCCCAAGCTGCGCGTGGCCGCGGCCGAGAGCTTCGCCTACGCCGCCTGGGCGCGGGAGTTCGCCCGCACGCGGGAGCTCCAGCAGCGGATCGGCCGGATCAAGAACGTCATCACCGTCCTCAACGCGGTCTGCCCGCCGCTGTGCATGCTCGTGATGTTCATGCTGCTCGCGGGGCCGGCGCGGGGCAGCATGTCCGCCGCAGAGTTCCTCACCTTCAGTACGGCCGTGACGATCCTGCTGTCCTCGGTCACCCAGCTGACCGGTGCGCTGATCTCGGCCGCCGCCGTGCAGCCGATGTTCGAACAGATCGGGCCGGTCTTCCGGGAGACCCCCGAGGTGCGCGGTTCCAGCACACAGCCGGGGGTGCTGAGCGGGGCGGTCGAGGCGAAGAACCTGTCCTACCGGTACACCGAGGACGGTCCGCTCGTCCTGGACGACGTGTCGGTCGAGGTAAGGCCCGGCGAGTTCGTCGCGATCGTCGGGGCCAGCGGCTGTGGCAAGTCGACCCTGCTCCGGCTGCTCATCGGCTTCGACAGGCCGGTCGCGGGCAGCGTGCTGTACGACGGTCAGGATCTGGCGGCGCTCGACCGGGCGGCCGTGCGCCGGCAGTGCGGCGTCGTCCTGCAGAACGCGCAGCCGTTCTCCGGGTCGATCCTCGACTGCATCCGCGGGGCGGAGCCGTACGCTCCGGAGGAGGCCTGGGAGGCAGCCGCCATGGCAGGTCTGGCCGAGGACATCAAGGCCATGCCCATGGGCATGCACACCATGCTGTCCGACGGCGGCGGCACGGTCTCCGGTGGCCAGCGCCAGCGGCTGATGATCGCCCAGGCCCTCATCCGCAAGCCGCGGGTCCTCTTCCTGGACGAGGCCACCAGTGCCCTGGACAACGAGGCCCAGCGTGTCGTCATCGAGTCCACCCGCACCCTGCGCGCCACGCGCGTCGTGATCGCCCACCGGCTGTCCACGATCATGGACGCCGACCGGGTGATCGTCATGGCGGACGGCCGGGTGGCCCAGCAGGGACCGCCCGCCGAACTGCTCGCCGACACGAGCGGCGCGTTCCACGAACTCGTACGCCGTCAGCTCGGCTGA